From one Melospiza melodia melodia isolate bMelMel2 chromosome 4, bMelMel2.pri, whole genome shotgun sequence genomic stretch:
- the TCP11L2 gene encoding T-complex protein 11-like protein 2 isoform X10 — translation MPLNDDQNSDSDSSRLSESTVSSSDTEYSRQSFNSDSSSKPSSPASVHLLCVEHQQQLYPWGSPCALLPFRKSASPPKVITFDELMAATRNLSNWTLAHEIAVNANFCIKHEDYPQNSFAGTVKQIVHKAFWDHLESELNEDPPEYKHAIKLFEEIKEILLSFLTPGANRIHNQICEVLDTDLIRQQAEHNAVDIPGLANYVINTMGKLCAPIRDNDIKQLKATDNIVELLRQIFRVLDLMKVDMANYTIKSLRPYLWHNLVDYERTKFQEILEETPSALNLTTEWIKESIEDELSSISDESSSCPGADSSSKPIISPTLVLNNGYLKLLQWDYCKTIPETLITDEVRLQELREKLNQLKVIACVSLITNNMVGAAVVDVPDFTDHLKRISLPLLEGMNKKSFDLKEALNAIGIQICSIVNKSLSERGLPTLSEEMQSNLMGQIAHIVEKNNPVCSLIDKRIQLFMRSLLALPSFQKCMPTMPGGLSVIQREIEFLGSQYASIVNFNKKVYGPFYANILRKLLFPEAAMEKTEAETSSN, via the exons ATGCCTCTCAATGATGACCAGAACAGTGACTCAGATTCTTCACGGCTCTCAGAAAGCACAGTTTCTTCCAGTGACACAGAATATTCCAGGCAGAGCTTTAACAGTGATTCTTCAAGCAAGCCCAGCTCCCCAGCGT CGGTGCATCTCCTGTGTGTggaacaccagcagcagctgtatCCATGGGGGTCTCCCTGTGCACTCCTTCCCTTCAGAAAGT CAGCTAGCCCTCCCAAGGTTATCACATTTGATGAACTGATGGCAGCTACAAGAAATCTGTCAAACTGGACTCTAGCTCATGAAATTGCTGTAAATGCAAATTTTTGCATAAAACATGAAGACTACCCACAAAACAG CTTTGCAGGCACAGTGAAGCAAATTGTACACAAGGCATTTTGGGATCATTTGGAATCAGAACTGAATGAAGATCCTCCAGAATACAAACATGCTATCAAGCTTTTTGAGGAAATTAAGGAG attcttctttctttcctgaCTCCTGGAGCAAACAGGATTCACAATCAAATTTGTGAAGTTCTTGACACGGATCTTATAAGACAGCAGGCAGAACACAATGCTGTTGATATTCCTGGGCTAGCTAACTATGTCATCAACACTATGGGAAAGTTATGTGCTCCAATAAGAGACAATGACATAAAACAGTTAAAAGCAACTGACAATATTGTAGAGTTACTGAG ACAAATATTCCGTGTTTTGGACCTGATGAAGGTGGATATGGCAAATTACACAATTAAAAGCCTTAGACCATACCTCTGGCATAACTTGGTGGACTATGAAAGAACAAAATTCCAGGAAATTCTTGAAGAAACACCAA GTGCCCTGAATCTCACAACAGAATGGATAAAGGAATCAATAGAGGATGAATTGTCATCTATTTCTGATGAGTCTTCATCGTGCCCTGGTGCTGATAGTAGTTCAAAACCAATTATTAGTCCTACACTGGTGCTAAACAATGGCTACTTGAAACTGTTACAGTGGGATTATTGCAAAACAATTCCAGAG ACTCTAATAACAGATGAAGTTCGTCTTCAGGAGTTGAGAGAAAAGCTCAATCAATTAAAAGTCATAGCTTGTGTTTCTCTCATAACAAACAACATGGTGGGTGCAGCAGTTGTAGATGTGCCTGATTTCACTGATCATCTGAAAAGGATCTCCCTTCCTCTTCTTGAAGGCATGAATAAGAA AAGTTTTGACTTGAAGGAGGCTCTGAATGCTATTGGCATCCAGATTTGCAGCATAGTGAACAAGTCTCTAAGTGAAAGAGGTCTTCCCACTCTTAGTGAAGAAATGCAGAGTAATTTAATGGGTCAAATCGCTCATATTGTTGAGAAGAATaatcctgtctgttccttgattG ACAAACGAATCCAGCTCTTCATGAGAAGCTTGCTTGCCCTTCCGAGTTTTCAGAAGTGTATGCCTACTATGCCAGGAGGCCTTTCTGTGATTCAGAGAGAGATAGAGTTTCTGGGATCTCAGTATGCAAGCATTGTAAACTTCAATAAAAAAGTGTATGGACCATTCTATGCAAACATACTTAGAAAACTGCTTTTTCCTGAGGCAGCAATGGAGAAAACAGAAGCAGAAACATCTAGCAATTAA
- the TCP11L2 gene encoding T-complex protein 11-like protein 2 isoform X5 yields MMTRTVTQILHGSQKAQFLPVTQNIPGRALTVILQASPAPQRRCISCVWNTSSSCIHGGLPVHSFPSESVRKVCHRGLPNLDIGSSLPLHQICFCAKAASPPKVITFDELMAATRNLSNWTLAHEIAVNANFCIKHEDYPQNSFAGTVKQIVHKAFWDHLESELNEDPPEYKHAIKLFEEIKEILLSFLTPGANRIHNQICEVLDTDLIRQQAEHNAVDIPGLANYVINTMGKLCAPIRDNDIKQLKATDNIVELLRQIFRVLDLMKVDMANYTIKSLRPYLWHNLVDYERTKFQEILEETPSALNLTTEWIKESIEDELSSISDESSSCPGADSSSKPIISPTLVLNNGYLKLLQWDYCKTIPETLITDEVRLQELREKLNQLKVIACVSLITNNMVGAAVVDVPDFTDHLKRISLPLLEGMNKKSFDLKEALNAIGIQICSIVNKSLSERGLPTLSEEMQSNLMGQIAHIVEKNNPVCSLIDKRIQLFMRSLLALPSFQKCMPTMPGGLSVIQREIEFLGSQYASIVNFNKKVYGPFYANILRKLLFPEAAMEKTEAETSSN; encoded by the exons ATGATGACCAGAACAGTGACTCAGATTCTTCACGGCTCTCAGAAAGCACAGTTTCTTCCAGTGACACAGAATATTCCAGGCAGAGCTTTAACAGTGATTCTTCAAGCAAGCCCAGCTCCCCAGCGT CGGTGCATCTCCTGTGTGTggaacaccagcagcagctgtatCCATGGGGGTCTCCCTGTGCACTCCTTCCCTTCAGAAAGTGTAAGAAAAGTGTGTCACCGTGGTCTTCCTAACCTTGACATTGGTAGCAGCCTCCCACTCCACCAGATATGCTTTTGTGCAAAGG CAGCTAGCCCTCCCAAGGTTATCACATTTGATGAACTGATGGCAGCTACAAGAAATCTGTCAAACTGGACTCTAGCTCATGAAATTGCTGTAAATGCAAATTTTTGCATAAAACATGAAGACTACCCACAAAACAG CTTTGCAGGCACAGTGAAGCAAATTGTACACAAGGCATTTTGGGATCATTTGGAATCAGAACTGAATGAAGATCCTCCAGAATACAAACATGCTATCAAGCTTTTTGAGGAAATTAAGGAG attcttctttctttcctgaCTCCTGGAGCAAACAGGATTCACAATCAAATTTGTGAAGTTCTTGACACGGATCTTATAAGACAGCAGGCAGAACACAATGCTGTTGATATTCCTGGGCTAGCTAACTATGTCATCAACACTATGGGAAAGTTATGTGCTCCAATAAGAGACAATGACATAAAACAGTTAAAAGCAACTGACAATATTGTAGAGTTACTGAG ACAAATATTCCGTGTTTTGGACCTGATGAAGGTGGATATGGCAAATTACACAATTAAAAGCCTTAGACCATACCTCTGGCATAACTTGGTGGACTATGAAAGAACAAAATTCCAGGAAATTCTTGAAGAAACACCAA GTGCCCTGAATCTCACAACAGAATGGATAAAGGAATCAATAGAGGATGAATTGTCATCTATTTCTGATGAGTCTTCATCGTGCCCTGGTGCTGATAGTAGTTCAAAACCAATTATTAGTCCTACACTGGTGCTAAACAATGGCTACTTGAAACTGTTACAGTGGGATTATTGCAAAACAATTCCAGAG ACTCTAATAACAGATGAAGTTCGTCTTCAGGAGTTGAGAGAAAAGCTCAATCAATTAAAAGTCATAGCTTGTGTTTCTCTCATAACAAACAACATGGTGGGTGCAGCAGTTGTAGATGTGCCTGATTTCACTGATCATCTGAAAAGGATCTCCCTTCCTCTTCTTGAAGGCATGAATAAGAA AAGTTTTGACTTGAAGGAGGCTCTGAATGCTATTGGCATCCAGATTTGCAGCATAGTGAACAAGTCTCTAAGTGAAAGAGGTCTTCCCACTCTTAGTGAAGAAATGCAGAGTAATTTAATGGGTCAAATCGCTCATATTGTTGAGAAGAATaatcctgtctgttccttgattG ACAAACGAATCCAGCTCTTCATGAGAAGCTTGCTTGCCCTTCCGAGTTTTCAGAAGTGTATGCCTACTATGCCAGGAGGCCTTTCTGTGATTCAGAGAGAGATAGAGTTTCTGGGATCTCAGTATGCAAGCATTGTAAACTTCAATAAAAAAGTGTATGGACCATTCTATGCAAACATACTTAGAAAACTGCTTTTTCCTGAGGCAGCAATGGAGAAAACAGAAGCAGAAACATCTAGCAATTAA
- the TCP11L2 gene encoding T-complex protein 11-like protein 2 isoform X4, with protein sequence MMTRTVTQILHGSQKAQFLPVTQNIPGRALTVILQASPAPQRVSLFQPHLHCAWTNKANLPCFSLLSWVEPGILNLYKSINREAWLSLCCEAVHLLCVEHQQQLYPWGSPCALLPFRKSASPPKVITFDELMAATRNLSNWTLAHEIAVNANFCIKHEDYPQNSFAGTVKQIVHKAFWDHLESELNEDPPEYKHAIKLFEEIKEILLSFLTPGANRIHNQICEVLDTDLIRQQAEHNAVDIPGLANYVINTMGKLCAPIRDNDIKQLKATDNIVELLRQIFRVLDLMKVDMANYTIKSLRPYLWHNLVDYERTKFQEILEETPSALNLTTEWIKESIEDELSSISDESSSCPGADSSSKPIISPTLVLNNGYLKLLQWDYCKTIPETLITDEVRLQELREKLNQLKVIACVSLITNNMVGAAVVDVPDFTDHLKRISLPLLEGMNKKSFDLKEALNAIGIQICSIVNKSLSERGLPTLSEEMQSNLMGQIAHIVEKNNPVCSLIDKRIQLFMRSLLALPSFQKCMPTMPGGLSVIQREIEFLGSQYASIVNFNKKVYGPFYANILRKLLFPEAAMEKTEAETSSN encoded by the exons ATGATGACCAGAACAGTGACTCAGATTCTTCACGGCTCTCAGAAAGCACAGTTTCTTCCAGTGACACAGAATATTCCAGGCAGAGCTTTAACAGTGATTCTTCAAGCAAGCCCAGCTCCCCAGCGTGTAAGCCTATTTCAGCCTCACCTGCATTGTGCATGGACCAATAAGGCTAACTTACCTTGTTTCTCCTTGCTGTCATGGGTAGAACCTGGGATTCTGAATCTGTATAAGAGTATTAACAGAGAGGCATGGCTTTCTCTTTGCTGTGAAGCGGTGCATCTCCTGTGTGTggaacaccagcagcagctgtatCCATGGGGGTCTCCCTGTGCACTCCTTCCCTTCAGAAAGT CAGCTAGCCCTCCCAAGGTTATCACATTTGATGAACTGATGGCAGCTACAAGAAATCTGTCAAACTGGACTCTAGCTCATGAAATTGCTGTAAATGCAAATTTTTGCATAAAACATGAAGACTACCCACAAAACAG CTTTGCAGGCACAGTGAAGCAAATTGTACACAAGGCATTTTGGGATCATTTGGAATCAGAACTGAATGAAGATCCTCCAGAATACAAACATGCTATCAAGCTTTTTGAGGAAATTAAGGAG attcttctttctttcctgaCTCCTGGAGCAAACAGGATTCACAATCAAATTTGTGAAGTTCTTGACACGGATCTTATAAGACAGCAGGCAGAACACAATGCTGTTGATATTCCTGGGCTAGCTAACTATGTCATCAACACTATGGGAAAGTTATGTGCTCCAATAAGAGACAATGACATAAAACAGTTAAAAGCAACTGACAATATTGTAGAGTTACTGAG ACAAATATTCCGTGTTTTGGACCTGATGAAGGTGGATATGGCAAATTACACAATTAAAAGCCTTAGACCATACCTCTGGCATAACTTGGTGGACTATGAAAGAACAAAATTCCAGGAAATTCTTGAAGAAACACCAA GTGCCCTGAATCTCACAACAGAATGGATAAAGGAATCAATAGAGGATGAATTGTCATCTATTTCTGATGAGTCTTCATCGTGCCCTGGTGCTGATAGTAGTTCAAAACCAATTATTAGTCCTACACTGGTGCTAAACAATGGCTACTTGAAACTGTTACAGTGGGATTATTGCAAAACAATTCCAGAG ACTCTAATAACAGATGAAGTTCGTCTTCAGGAGTTGAGAGAAAAGCTCAATCAATTAAAAGTCATAGCTTGTGTTTCTCTCATAACAAACAACATGGTGGGTGCAGCAGTTGTAGATGTGCCTGATTTCACTGATCATCTGAAAAGGATCTCCCTTCCTCTTCTTGAAGGCATGAATAAGAA AAGTTTTGACTTGAAGGAGGCTCTGAATGCTATTGGCATCCAGATTTGCAGCATAGTGAACAAGTCTCTAAGTGAAAGAGGTCTTCCCACTCTTAGTGAAGAAATGCAGAGTAATTTAATGGGTCAAATCGCTCATATTGTTGAGAAGAATaatcctgtctgttccttgattG ACAAACGAATCCAGCTCTTCATGAGAAGCTTGCTTGCCCTTCCGAGTTTTCAGAAGTGTATGCCTACTATGCCAGGAGGCCTTTCTGTGATTCAGAGAGAGATAGAGTTTCTGGGATCTCAGTATGCAAGCATTGTAAACTTCAATAAAAAAGTGTATGGACCATTCTATGCAAACATACTTAGAAAACTGCTTTTTCCTGAGGCAGCAATGGAGAAAACAGAAGCAGAAACATCTAGCAATTAA
- the TCP11L2 gene encoding T-complex protein 11-like protein 2 isoform X7 codes for MMTRTVTQILHGSQKAQFLPVTQNIPGRALTVILQASPAPQRRCISCVWNTSSSCIHGGLPVHSFPSESVRKVCHRGLPNLDIGSSLPLHQICFCAKASPPKVITFDELMAATRNLSNWTLAHEIAVNANFCIKHEDYPQNSFAGTVKQIVHKAFWDHLESELNEDPPEYKHAIKLFEEIKEILLSFLTPGANRIHNQICEVLDTDLIRQQAEHNAVDIPGLANYVINTMGKLCAPIRDNDIKQLKATDNIVELLRQIFRVLDLMKVDMANYTIKSLRPYLWHNLVDYERTKFQEILEETPSALNLTTEWIKESIEDELSSISDESSSCPGADSSSKPIISPTLVLNNGYLKLLQWDYCKTIPETLITDEVRLQELREKLNQLKVIACVSLITNNMVGAAVVDVPDFTDHLKRISLPLLEGMNKKSFDLKEALNAIGIQICSIVNKSLSERGLPTLSEEMQSNLMGQIAHIVEKNNPVCSLIDKRIQLFMRSLLALPSFQKCMPTMPGGLSVIQREIEFLGSQYASIVNFNKKVYGPFYANILRKLLFPEAAMEKTEAETSSN; via the exons ATGATGACCAGAACAGTGACTCAGATTCTTCACGGCTCTCAGAAAGCACAGTTTCTTCCAGTGACACAGAATATTCCAGGCAGAGCTTTAACAGTGATTCTTCAAGCAAGCCCAGCTCCCCAGCGT CGGTGCATCTCCTGTGTGTggaacaccagcagcagctgtatCCATGGGGGTCTCCCTGTGCACTCCTTCCCTTCAGAAAGTGTAAGAAAAGTGTGTCACCGTGGTCTTCCTAACCTTGACATTGGTAGCAGCCTCCCACTCCACCAGATATGCTTTTGTGCAAAGG CTAGCCCTCCCAAGGTTATCACATTTGATGAACTGATGGCAGCTACAAGAAATCTGTCAAACTGGACTCTAGCTCATGAAATTGCTGTAAATGCAAATTTTTGCATAAAACATGAAGACTACCCACAAAACAG CTTTGCAGGCACAGTGAAGCAAATTGTACACAAGGCATTTTGGGATCATTTGGAATCAGAACTGAATGAAGATCCTCCAGAATACAAACATGCTATCAAGCTTTTTGAGGAAATTAAGGAG attcttctttctttcctgaCTCCTGGAGCAAACAGGATTCACAATCAAATTTGTGAAGTTCTTGACACGGATCTTATAAGACAGCAGGCAGAACACAATGCTGTTGATATTCCTGGGCTAGCTAACTATGTCATCAACACTATGGGAAAGTTATGTGCTCCAATAAGAGACAATGACATAAAACAGTTAAAAGCAACTGACAATATTGTAGAGTTACTGAG ACAAATATTCCGTGTTTTGGACCTGATGAAGGTGGATATGGCAAATTACACAATTAAAAGCCTTAGACCATACCTCTGGCATAACTTGGTGGACTATGAAAGAACAAAATTCCAGGAAATTCTTGAAGAAACACCAA GTGCCCTGAATCTCACAACAGAATGGATAAAGGAATCAATAGAGGATGAATTGTCATCTATTTCTGATGAGTCTTCATCGTGCCCTGGTGCTGATAGTAGTTCAAAACCAATTATTAGTCCTACACTGGTGCTAAACAATGGCTACTTGAAACTGTTACAGTGGGATTATTGCAAAACAATTCCAGAG ACTCTAATAACAGATGAAGTTCGTCTTCAGGAGTTGAGAGAAAAGCTCAATCAATTAAAAGTCATAGCTTGTGTTTCTCTCATAACAAACAACATGGTGGGTGCAGCAGTTGTAGATGTGCCTGATTTCACTGATCATCTGAAAAGGATCTCCCTTCCTCTTCTTGAAGGCATGAATAAGAA AAGTTTTGACTTGAAGGAGGCTCTGAATGCTATTGGCATCCAGATTTGCAGCATAGTGAACAAGTCTCTAAGTGAAAGAGGTCTTCCCACTCTTAGTGAAGAAATGCAGAGTAATTTAATGGGTCAAATCGCTCATATTGTTGAGAAGAATaatcctgtctgttccttgattG ACAAACGAATCCAGCTCTTCATGAGAAGCTTGCTTGCCCTTCCGAGTTTTCAGAAGTGTATGCCTACTATGCCAGGAGGCCTTTCTGTGATTCAGAGAGAGATAGAGTTTCTGGGATCTCAGTATGCAAGCATTGTAAACTTCAATAAAAAAGTGTATGGACCATTCTATGCAAACATACTTAGAAAACTGCTTTTTCCTGAGGCAGCAATGGAGAAAACAGAAGCAGAAACATCTAGCAATTAA